In Heyndrickxia vini, the sequence CTAATGCTTGAGAAACATTATTTCCAAAAGGCTCTACATATGCATTAAATTCAGCATCAACTTTTTTCTTGGGTGGAATATATAATTGCATACCAACGTGTAAAGGGTGGTTTACCGATATCCCATTTATTCGAGCTAACTCTGTATACGGTAAATGGAATTTTTGTGCAATTCCCCATAAACTCTCCCCTTGTTTTACCCAGTAAAAACTTCCGACTATTGGAATAACAATTGTTTGCCCAATAACTAAATCATCAGGGTTTGGAATTTCATTAGCAACAATTAATTCCTCTCTTGGGACTCGGTAGGCATTTGCTATACCTGCCAATGTTTCATTTTGCTTTACCACATGAATTTGCATACGTCCCCTCCTTCGAACAGATAGTATCTGCTACCATTCTATGATTTCATTTGGAAAGTCATGTTGAATTTATGCACTTTTTCTAAAATGATTTATTCTAATATATAATGGGAATAAGTAAATAATATAAAGGTTGGATTGAATGTGGAAACTAATGATGAATATTATATGAAATTAGCTATAAAAGAAGCAATCAAAGCTAAAGAAAAAGAAGAAGTACCGATTGGTGCTGTAATTGTATTGAATGGTGAGGTTATTGCATCTGCGCATAATTTAAGGGAGACAACTCAAAATGCAATTACTCATGCTGAAATATTAGCGATCCAAGAGGCTTGCAAAAAAGTAGAATCATGGCGCTTAGAGGATGCAGAGTTATTTGTTACGTTGGAACCATGTCCGATGTGTAGCGGAGCAATCATTCTTTCGAGAATAAAAAGGGTTGTTTATGGAGCCAGTGATCCGAAGGCAGGTTGTGCCGGTACATTAATGAATCTCCTAAATGATTGTCGCTTTAATCATCAAAGCGCAGTTGTGAGTGGTGTACTTGAAAACGAATGTAGTGAAATGTTAAGTTCCTTTTTTAAAGAAATACGCTTGCGAAGAAAAAGCAAAAGGGAAAAAGACAACATGAGTGAATCCACTAATTAACAATTGCAATCCATTGCTTTTTTTTATAAAAACTAGTATACTTTATCTTGCGTTGATAAAACGCATTTATATTTGGTATCAATTTTGCCGTGCTAGGTGGGGAGGTAGCGGTGCCCTGTACTTGCAATCCGCTCTAGCAAGACTGAATCCCTTCTTGAGGCTAGTTTCCTGTAGGGCCTGCCTTAAGTAAGTGGTGTTGACGCTTGGGTCCTGCGCAATGGAAATCCATGAACCATGTCAGATCCGGAAGGAAGCAGCATTAAGTGGACTATTCCATGTGCCGCAGGGCAGCCTGAGCCGAGCTAACTGCTTAAGTAACGCTTATGGGGGCTAGTCGAGGGAAGGTGCACGGCAGTTACTTTACATATTAAACTCATCCTAATGGATGGGTTTTTTCTTTATTTATTTGTATAATGCCTTCATAATTGTGAATTTAAAAAAGCATATTATCAATAACCATTTTATTCGTTTTCACAATGTTAAATTAGTGATGGATAAGGTATAATATGAGAAAAGAAAAGCTTTTTTCGTTTATTTAGTGTAGGGATATTTTAAAGGAGGAGGGTAAATGAGCTACCAAGCATTATATCGCGTTTGGCGTCCGCAAATCTTTGAGGATGTTGTAGGACAAGAACATGTAACAAAAACATTGCAAAATGCCCTCCTGAACCAAAAGATTTCACATGCGTATCTTTTTTCTGGCCCAAGGGGCACAGGGAAAACGAGTGCAGCAAAAATTTTAGCTAAAGCTGTCAATTGTGAAAAGGCGCCAGTTAGCGAACCTTGCAATGAATGCGACGCTTGTAGAGGAATAACAAATGGGTCAATTCCAGATGTTATTGAAATCGATGCAGCCTCTAACAATGGTGTTGAAGAAATACGTGATATCAGAGACAAAGTGAAATTTGCACCGAATGTTGTTCCACATAAAGTATATATCATTGACGAGGTACATATGCTCTCTATTGGAGCATTTAATGCTCTCTTGAAAACTTTAGAGGAACCGCCGAAACACGTTATATTTATTTTGGCAACAACTGAACCACACAAAATTCCTTTGACCATTATTTCACGTTGTCAGCGTTTTGATTTTAAGAGAATCACAGCACAAGATATTACAGGGCGAATGGCACGTATTGCTACTGAGTCTGGTATTCAATTTGAAGATTCAGCTTTGACGATAATAGCACGTGCTGCTGAAGGCGGAATGAGGGATGCGCTGAGCTTAATGGATCAGGCGGTTTCCTTTGGCCAAGAGAAAGTGACAGTAGAAGATGCGTTAACAGTAACGGGATCAATTTCCCAATCGTATTTGAATAAATTAGCGCGAGCTATCTATGAAAAAAATATTGCAGATACTCTGCAGGTGTTTGAAGAATTATTGTATCAAGGAAAAGATGCGACACGCTTTGTCGAAGATTTAATTTTATATTTTCGTGATATGCTTCTATATAAGACAGCTCCAGGACTTGAAGAAGCGATTGAACGGGTCATGCTTGATGAAGCATTTCGTCAGCTTTCTGATGAAATTTCCTCAGAACAAATATATGAATTCATTGATATATTAAATAAAACGCAACAAGAAATGAAGTTCTCAAACCTTGCCCGAATATATTTAGAAGTTTCGTTAATAAAATTATGTGAGACCCGAATTAAAAATCAATCAAGTACTCATGCTGATGTACATCAGCTAGTTGAACAAATTGAAAAACTTCAAAAAGAGGTACAGGAACTTAAAACAAACGGAGTTCAGCATACTGAATCAGTAAATAAGCAACCTGCAAAAAAAGCCTCTCGAACGGGGAAGGGATTTAGAGCACAAACAGGAAGAATAAATGATATATTAAAAGTAGCTACAAAACAGGATTTAAATTTAATTAAAAGTCGATGGGGTGACATGCTTGTTCAATTAAATGAACGTCAAATGCGTTCCCAATCCGCACTTTTAAACGATGCAGAGCCAGTTGCTGCGTCTACCAACGCTTTTGTGTTAAAATTCAAATATGAAATTCATTG encodes:
- the tadA gene encoding tRNA adenosine(34) deaminase TadA, which translates into the protein METNDEYYMKLAIKEAIKAKEKEEVPIGAVIVLNGEVIASAHNLRETTQNAITHAEILAIQEACKKVESWRLEDAELFVTLEPCPMCSGAIILSRIKRVVYGASDPKAGCAGTLMNLLNDCRFNHQSAVVSGVLENECSEMLSSFFKEIRLRRKSKREKDNMSESTN
- the dnaX gene encoding DNA polymerase III subunit gamma/tau gives rise to the protein MSYQALYRVWRPQIFEDVVGQEHVTKTLQNALLNQKISHAYLFSGPRGTGKTSAAKILAKAVNCEKAPVSEPCNECDACRGITNGSIPDVIEIDAASNNGVEEIRDIRDKVKFAPNVVPHKVYIIDEVHMLSIGAFNALLKTLEEPPKHVIFILATTEPHKIPLTIISRCQRFDFKRITAQDITGRMARIATESGIQFEDSALTIIARAAEGGMRDALSLMDQAVSFGQEKVTVEDALTVTGSISQSYLNKLARAIYEKNIADTLQVFEELLYQGKDATRFVEDLILYFRDMLLYKTAPGLEEAIERVMLDEAFRQLSDEISSEQIYEFIDILNKTQQEMKFSNLARIYLEVSLIKLCETRIKNQSSTHADVHQLVEQIEKLQKEVQELKTNGVQHTESVNKQPAKKASRTGKGFRAQTGRINDILKVATKQDLNLIKSRWGDMLVQLNERQMRSQSALLNDAEPVAASTNAFVLKFKYEIHCQMAMENQKFLEAISSILEELTGIGYQTIGVPEAQWNTIRESFIQNQKASSTEQDEATEDPFIAEAKKLVGNDLIEIKD